A single genomic interval of Lysobacter avium harbors:
- a CDS encoding NAD-dependent epimerase/dehydratase family protein: protein MREALVFGGSGQIGSALLARLAPAEWRVTAVSRQARPENPDEPGNGVRWLTGELDAPPALPARVDAIFSCGPLDGFARWYAAAGMDAARVVAFGSTSVETKQRSDDPFERDLAARLANAEHALFARAKERGAALTILRPTLVYGVGRDANLTRIAALARRWGWFPLPGGATGLRQPVHVADLAEAALACLDRPASHGRAYAVPGGESLSYREMVARVLACLQPPARLLELPRPLFALALHAARISGRASGLGDAAIARMQDDLVFDPGPAQRDFDYCPRPFEPVDAMFRRP, encoded by the coding sequence ATGCGCGAGGCCCTGGTATTTGGTGGCAGCGGCCAGATCGGCAGTGCACTGCTCGCGCGCCTGGCGCCGGCCGAGTGGCGGGTGACTGCGGTGTCGCGCCAGGCCCGTCCAGAAAACCCGGACGAGCCCGGTAACGGCGTGCGCTGGCTCACCGGCGAGCTGGACGCACCGCCCGCCCTGCCAGCGCGGGTCGACGCGATCTTCAGCTGCGGTCCGCTGGACGGCTTCGCGCGCTGGTACGCCGCTGCCGGAATGGACGCGGCGCGGGTGGTGGCCTTCGGCTCCACCAGCGTGGAGACCAAGCAGCGCTCCGACGACCCCTTCGAGCGCGACCTGGCGGCACGGCTGGCCAACGCCGAGCACGCGTTGTTCGCCCGCGCAAAGGAGCGCGGCGCCGCATTGACCATCCTGCGCCCGACACTCGTCTACGGCGTGGGCCGCGACGCCAACCTGACCCGGATTGCGGCGCTGGCGCGGCGCTGGGGGTGGTTTCCGCTGCCAGGCGGCGCGACCGGGTTACGCCAGCCGGTGCACGTGGCCGACCTGGCCGAAGCCGCGTTGGCATGCCTCGACCGCCCGGCCAGCCACGGCCGCGCCTACGCGGTGCCGGGCGGGGAGTCACTGAGCTATCGCGAGATGGTGGCGCGCGTGCTGGCCTGCCTGCAGCCGCCGGCACGCCTGCTGGAACTGCCACGTCCGCTGTTTGCTCTGGCGCTGCACGCTGCCCGCATCAGCGGCCGGGCCAGCGGGCTCGGCGATGCCGCGATCGCACGCATGCAGGACGATCTTGTTTTCGATCCCGGTCCCGCGCAGCGCGACTTCGACTACTGTCCGCGACCGTTCGAGCCGGTCGATGCGATGTTCCGCCGTCCCTAG
- a CDS encoding DMT family transporter: MSPRDISLVLLICFAWAGNFLTSAIALQEIPPFLFTALRFAALGAALVFWTKRPPPGQWPRLISVCLCIGVAHFGLSFVALKMSGDLSSPAIVVQSYIPMTAILAWVVLGERFAWRTGLAIAVSFAGVLVLGLDPSVLGNWMAVLLMLAAALFLAIGTVLMKGLKGLDTFSMQGWTSIIAIFPLLAISAAIEPGGFATLPSASWVAWACVVYAALVSSLLGHGLYYVLMQRYPVAQVTPWLLLTPVIAVGLGIAFWGDRPGPRLFIGGAMVLGGVLGVALRALRKARTMPLARDI, encoded by the coding sequence ATGTCCCCGCGTGATATTTCCCTGGTCCTGCTGATCTGTTTCGCATGGGCCGGCAACTTCCTCACCTCGGCGATCGCGCTGCAGGAGATTCCGCCCTTCCTGTTCACCGCGCTGCGCTTTGCCGCGCTCGGTGCCGCCCTGGTGTTCTGGACCAAACGGCCGCCGCCGGGGCAGTGGCCGCGGCTGATCAGTGTGTGCCTGTGCATCGGCGTGGCCCACTTCGGCCTGAGCTTTGTCGCCCTGAAGATGTCCGGCGACCTGTCCTCGCCGGCGATCGTGGTGCAAAGCTACATCCCGATGACGGCGATCCTGGCGTGGGTCGTGCTGGGCGAGCGCTTCGCCTGGCGTACAGGCCTGGCGATCGCGGTGAGCTTCGCCGGCGTGCTGGTGCTGGGACTGGATCCCTCGGTGCTGGGCAACTGGATGGCAGTGCTGCTGATGCTCGCGGCCGCGCTGTTCCTGGCCATCGGCACGGTGTTGATGAAGGGCCTGAAAGGGCTGGACACCTTCAGCATGCAGGGCTGGACGTCGATCATCGCGATCTTCCCGCTGCTGGCGATCAGCGCGGCGATCGAGCCGGGCGGCTTTGCGACGCTGCCGTCGGCGAGCTGGGTGGCCTGGGCCTGCGTGGTCTACGCCGCGCTGGTGTCCTCGCTGCTGGGCCACGGCCTGTACTACGTGTTGATGCAGCGCTACCCGGTCGCCCAGGTCACGCCGTGGCTGCTGCTGACGCCGGTGATCGCGGTCGGGCTGGGCATCGCGTTCTGGGGTGACCGCCCGGGGCCGCGGCTGTTCATCGGCGGCGCGATGGTGCTCGGCGGTGTGCTGGGCGTGGCGCTGCGGGCGCTGCGCAAGGCGCGCACGATGCCGCTGGCGCGCGATATCTAG
- a CDS encoding Mpo1 family 2-hydroxy fatty acid dioxygenase has protein sequence MGAGTRRIDRWFASYSDDHRNSTNQWIHVVCVPAIAWSVVALLWCIPAPGTWFRPGFWAGLAIVAATLFYYRQSRRLGLGMLGMFLLMALLSGYIFETHGMRALLWSAIAVFVVAWIGQFVGHKIEGRKPSFLTDLTYLLIGPAWVLSKLYRKMGLCY, from the coding sequence ATGGGCGCAGGCACGCGCAGGATCGACCGCTGGTTTGCCAGCTACTCGGACGACCATCGCAACAGCACCAACCAGTGGATCCACGTGGTCTGCGTGCCGGCAATTGCCTGGAGCGTGGTGGCGCTGCTGTGGTGCATCCCGGCCCCGGGCACCTGGTTCCGGCCCGGATTCTGGGCCGGCCTGGCGATCGTTGCCGCCACCTTGTTCTATTACCGCCAGTCGCGCCGGCTGGGACTGGGGATGCTGGGGATGTTCCTGCTGATGGCCTTGCTGTCGGGCTACATCTTTGAGACCCACGGCATGCGCGCGCTGCTGTGGAGCGCGATCGCGGTGTTCGTGGTCGCCTGGATCGGCCAGTTCGTCGGTCACAAAATCGAGGGTCGCAAGCCCAGCTTCCTCACCGACCTGACCTATCTGCTGATCGGCCCGGCCTGGGTGCTGTCCAAGCTCTACCGCAAGATGGGCCTGTGCTACTGA
- a CDS encoding phosphoribosylaminoimidazolesuccinocarboxamide synthase, translated as MSTTMLRRSLSESDLPGLPLRHRGKVRDVFDLPSASLPADTPPGDYLLIVATDRLSAFDVVLPDPIPGKGEMLCQISNFWFDKTEHIARNHLTGIDVASVLPAGVDPSLYVGRSVVAKRLKPVPIECIARGYVIGSGWKDYQRTGRISGIELPDGLRQAEKLAKPIFTPSTKADAGEHDENIDFDTAVRLCGAELAEAVRDATLRLYRFAADFAAERGILLADTKFEFGTDVDGHLYVMDEMLTPDSSRYWPADEYQVGSSPPSYDKQIVRDYLETLEWNKMPPGPVLPAGVIERTRARYADALQKLAGISVD; from the coding sequence TTGTCCACGACCATGCTGCGACGTTCGCTATCCGAATCCGATCTGCCAGGCCTGCCGCTGCGCCACCGCGGCAAGGTCCGTGATGTGTTCGACCTGCCGTCCGCGTCCCTGCCTGCCGACACTCCGCCGGGTGACTACCTGCTGATCGTCGCCACCGACCGCTTGAGCGCGTTCGACGTGGTGCTGCCCGATCCGATCCCGGGCAAGGGCGAGATGCTCTGCCAGATCAGCAATTTCTGGTTCGACAAAACCGAGCACATCGCGCGCAACCACCTGACCGGCATCGATGTCGCCTCGGTGCTGCCCGCCGGTGTGGATCCGTCGCTGTACGTGGGCCGCTCGGTGGTCGCCAAACGCCTGAAGCCGGTGCCGATCGAGTGCATCGCCCGCGGTTACGTGATCGGCAGTGGGTGGAAGGATTACCAGCGCACCGGTCGCATCAGCGGCATCGAATTGCCCGACGGCCTGCGCCAGGCGGAAAAACTGGCCAAGCCGATCTTTACTCCCTCCACCAAGGCCGACGCCGGCGAGCACGACGAGAACATCGACTTCGATACCGCCGTGCGCCTGTGCGGCGCCGAGCTGGCCGAGGCGGTGCGCGATGCGACCCTGCGCCTGTACCGCTTCGCCGCCGACTTTGCCGCCGAGCGCGGCATCCTGCTGGCGGACACCAAGTTCGAGTTCGGCACCGACGTCGACGGCCATCTGTATGTGATGGACGAGATGCTGACGCCGGACTCCTCGCGTTACTGGCCGGCGGACGAGTACCAGGTCGGCAGCAGCCCGCCGAGCTACGACAAGCAGATCGTGCGCGACTACCTGGAAACGCTGGAGTGGAACAAGATGCCGCCCGGACCGGTGTTGCCGGCCGGGGTGATCGAACGCACCCGCGCGCGCTACGCGGATGCGCTGCAGAAGCTGGCCGGCATCAGCGTCGACTGA
- a CDS encoding J domain-containing protein: MKRWYGKLLGLFAGAALLRFNPLLGGLVGLLIGHAFDTDWFQLRRDNPYAVLGLTPEATQAEVEQAYRRLISQYHPDRMPGVADELRKQAEIRAGEINRAYKQIKSKRPRA; encoded by the coding sequence ATGAAACGCTGGTATGGAAAACTGCTGGGCCTGTTTGCCGGAGCCGCCTTGCTGCGGTTCAACCCCTTGCTGGGCGGCCTGGTAGGCCTGCTGATCGGCCACGCGTTCGACACCGACTGGTTCCAGCTGCGCCGGGACAATCCCTATGCCGTGCTGGGCCTGACCCCGGAGGCCACCCAGGCCGAGGTCGAGCAGGCCTATCGCCGCTTGATCTCCCAATACCACCCTGATCGGATGCCCGGCGTCGCCGATGAGCTGCGCAAGCAGGCCGAGATCCGGGCCGGCGAGATCAACCGCGCCTACAAGCAGATCAAATCCAAACGTCCGCGCGCCTGA
- the rpe gene encoding ribulose-phosphate 3-epimerase: protein MQPTVIAPSILSADFARLGEEVDNVLKAGADWVHFDVMDNHYVPNLTIGPMVCQALRKHGVTAPIDVHLMVEPVDRLVPDFAKAGASMISFHPEASRHVHRTIQIIKSHGCQAGVVLNPATSLDVLDWVLEDLDMVLLMSVNPGFGGQSFIPATLDKLREARQRIDAIGKPIRLEIDGGVKPDNIAEIAKAGADTFVAGSAIFNAPDYAEVIGRMKAAVEGIRE from the coding sequence ATGCAGCCTACCGTCATCGCCCCGTCCATCCTCTCGGCCGACTTCGCCCGCCTCGGGGAGGAAGTCGACAACGTCCTCAAGGCCGGTGCCGACTGGGTCCATTTCGATGTGATGGACAACCATTACGTGCCCAACCTGACCATCGGGCCGATGGTCTGCCAGGCGCTGCGCAAGCACGGCGTCACCGCGCCGATCGACGTCCACCTGATGGTCGAGCCGGTGGATCGCCTCGTGCCCGACTTCGCCAAGGCCGGGGCCAGCATGATCAGCTTCCATCCCGAGGCCAGCCGCCACGTCCACCGCACCATCCAGATCATCAAGTCGCACGGCTGCCAGGCCGGCGTGGTGCTCAATCCGGCGACGTCCCTCGACGTGCTGGACTGGGTGCTGGAGGACCTCGACATGGTCCTGCTGATGTCGGTCAATCCCGGATTTGGCGGCCAGTCTTTCATCCCCGCGACGCTGGACAAGTTGCGCGAGGCGCGCCAGCGCATCGATGCCATCGGCAAGCCGATCCGCCTGGAAATCGACGGCGGGGTAAAGCCCGACAATATCGCCGAGATCGCCAAGGCCGGCGCCGATACGTTTGTCGCCGGCTCGGCGATATTCAACGCGCCTGATTACGCCGAAGTGATCGGGCGGATGAAGGCGGCGGTCGAAGGCATTCGGGAATGA
- a CDS encoding antitoxin Xre/MbcA/ParS toxin-binding domain-containing protein yields the protein MSVPANEVLNLQSDQTRKDLARTVAALFEKWGLSAEEQLILLGMSPESRKVLPQYRRGERALPNAPDTLARVGYLLGIHKGLRLLFPESEALRFGWVKLRNRVLEGHTPLEVMLTDGLLGVARIARFIDFQRGQ from the coding sequence GTGAGCGTCCCCGCCAACGAGGTTTTGAATCTCCAGTCCGACCAGACCCGCAAGGACCTGGCGCGCACGGTGGCGGCGCTGTTCGAAAAATGGGGACTCTCGGCTGAGGAGCAGTTGATCCTGCTCGGCATGAGTCCGGAAAGCCGGAAGGTCCTGCCGCAGTACCGTCGTGGTGAAAGAGCGCTGCCTAACGCGCCCGACACGTTGGCCCGGGTCGGCTACCTGCTGGGCATCCACAAAGGCCTGCGCCTGCTTTTTCCGGAAAGCGAGGCCCTGCGGTTTGGCTGGGTGAAACTGCGCAACCGGGTGCTGGAAGGCCACACGCCGCTGGAAGTGATGTTGACCGACGGCCTGCTGGGGGTCGCGCGCATCGCGCGCTTCATCGATTTCCAGCGGGGCCAGTAG
- a CDS encoding RES family NAD+ phosphorylase translates to MEVLDTLSRVDAQLFRNITSLRLSENLFDDLVPDRAGQDAAIAAEMAVRKTAPGVIERGLYYSQAIDYPFASDPVVGSRFGDGTIRVWYGAFDDATARAETCWHALRQGNDLIDPPETVFVRYRAVYTVRARGLFADLRGKEVAFPELVGDDYAPTQPIGRYAANQGLAGLVYPSARWPEGECLAAFRAVPLSDAALAYYLTYRIDLDTQTVAIERTPGVVDQRLHISELRRSR, encoded by the coding sequence GTGGAGGTTCTGGACACGCTGTCCCGCGTGGACGCGCAGCTGTTCCGGAACATCACTTCACTGCGACTCAGCGAAAATCTCTTCGATGATCTGGTGCCCGACCGGGCCGGCCAGGACGCGGCGATCGCGGCCGAGATGGCCGTGCGAAAGACCGCCCCGGGCGTGATCGAGCGCGGCCTGTATTACTCGCAGGCCATCGACTACCCCTTCGCCAGCGACCCGGTCGTAGGCTCGCGCTTTGGCGACGGCACGATCCGCGTCTGGTACGGCGCCTTCGACGACGCAACCGCGCGCGCGGAGACGTGCTGGCACGCGCTGCGCCAGGGCAACGACCTGATCGACCCGCCGGAAACCGTGTTCGTGCGCTACCGGGCGGTGTACACGGTGCGGGCGCGGGGGCTGTTTGCCGACCTTCGCGGCAAGGAGGTCGCCTTCCCCGAACTGGTGGGTGATGACTACGCGCCGACCCAGCCGATCGGCCGGTATGCCGCCAACCAGGGGCTGGCCGGGCTGGTCTATCCCTCGGCCCGTTGGCCCGAGGGCGAGTGCCTGGCCGCCTTCCGCGCCGTGCCGCTCTCCGACGCCGCGCTGGCGTACTACCTGACCTACCGGATCGACCTGGATACGCAGACGGTCGCAATCGAGCGGACCCCCGGTGTGGTCGACCAGCGCCTGCACATCAGCGAGCTGCGGCGCTCACGCTGA
- a CDS encoding heavy metal translocating P-type ATPase: MNKVASLTRRYPIVALTLLVGIIAGAIELFGQGVLAERNVARWLISAFALAIAASQAVGMLRNLLAGRMGIDVLAIMAIIATVSVGEYWASLVIVLMLSGGEALEEYAAGRARRELGALLDRAPRDAHRMLGEDGQVEDVPVSEVAIGDRLLVRPSEVVPVDGVLVSASGSFDESSLTGESLPVERGRGAAVLSGSLNSEVAVVIEATAAASNSQYQRIVALVEEAAESRAPLVRLADRFAVPFTFGSLLIAGIAWWVSGDPVRFAEVLVVATPCPLLIAAPVAFMGGMSRASRHGIIVKGGGTLEQLSRARTVAFDKTGTLTYGDPTVVAVQPAADFEQDELFTLVASAEQYSSHVLATAIVEAAQERGLTPREAAEAREEATNGVVATIDQREVVVGKLAFVASFAPEARAASIASGELAVYVAVDGRFAGTILLSDRVRGNARSTIDRLLSLGVERVLMLTGDADATARHVGGDLGIGNIQAELLPEDKVRIVQAISERPVVMVGDGVNDAPVLAVADVGIAMGARGATAASESADVIITVDDVSKTATAMAIAQRTMQVALQSIWLGIALSVGLMLFAAFGFLPAILGAALQEVVDLATIINASRALGNARSDRRLVSSRS; encoded by the coding sequence ATGAACAAAGTCGCCAGCCTGACCAGGCGCTATCCGATCGTCGCCCTCACCCTGCTGGTCGGCATCATCGCCGGTGCGATCGAGCTGTTCGGGCAGGGCGTCCTTGCCGAGCGCAACGTCGCCCGCTGGCTGATCAGCGCGTTCGCGCTTGCCATCGCCGCGTCGCAGGCCGTAGGGATGCTGCGCAACCTGCTGGCCGGGCGGATGGGCATCGACGTGCTGGCGATCATGGCGATCATTGCCACGGTGTCGGTCGGCGAATACTGGGCCAGTCTGGTCATCGTGCTGATGCTGTCCGGCGGCGAGGCGCTGGAGGAGTACGCCGCCGGCCGCGCGCGCAGGGAGCTCGGCGCCCTGCTGGATCGTGCGCCCCGCGATGCCCACCGCATGCTGGGCGAGGATGGTCAGGTCGAGGACGTCCCGGTATCGGAGGTGGCCATTGGCGATCGCCTGCTGGTGCGGCCGTCGGAAGTCGTTCCGGTGGATGGGGTGCTGGTGTCGGCGAGCGGCAGCTTCGACGAGTCATCGCTGACCGGCGAGAGCCTTCCGGTCGAGCGCGGCCGCGGGGCCGCCGTGCTCAGCGGCTCGCTCAACAGCGAGGTTGCGGTCGTCATCGAGGCCACGGCGGCGGCGAGCAACAGCCAGTACCAGCGCATCGTCGCGCTGGTCGAGGAGGCCGCGGAGAGCCGGGCGCCGCTGGTGCGGCTGGCGGACCGTTTCGCCGTGCCCTTCACCTTCGGATCGCTGCTGATTGCCGGGATCGCCTGGTGGGTGTCCGGGGACCCGGTGCGATTTGCCGAGGTGCTCGTCGTTGCGACCCCCTGCCCACTGCTGATCGCGGCCCCGGTCGCCTTCATGGGCGGCATGAGCCGGGCCTCCCGGCACGGCATCATCGTCAAGGGCGGTGGCACGCTGGAGCAATTGTCGCGCGCGCGCACGGTCGCCTTCGACAAGACCGGTACCCTCACCTACGGGGACCCGACCGTGGTCGCGGTGCAGCCCGCCGCCGACTTCGAGCAGGACGAGCTTTTCACCCTCGTCGCCTCGGCCGAACAGTACTCCTCGCACGTGCTGGCCACGGCGATCGTGGAAGCGGCGCAGGAGCGCGGCCTGACCCCGCGCGAGGCCGCGGAGGCGCGCGAGGAGGCGACCAACGGCGTCGTCGCAACCATCGACCAGCGCGAAGTCGTGGTCGGCAAGCTGGCGTTCGTCGCGTCCTTCGCACCCGAGGCGCGCGCGGCGTCGATTGCCAGCGGCGAGCTGGCGGTCTACGTCGCCGTCGATGGCCGCTTCGCCGGCACGATCCTGCTCAGCGACCGGGTCCGGGGAAATGCCCGCTCCACCATCGATCGGCTGCTGTCGCTGGGCGTCGAGCGCGTCCTGATGCTCACCGGCGACGCCGACGCCACGGCCCGCCACGTGGGCGGCGATCTCGGGATCGGCAACATCCAGGCCGAACTGCTGCCGGAAGACAAGGTCCGGATCGTCCAGGCGATCAGCGAGCGGCCGGTGGTCATGGTCGGCGACGGCGTCAATGATGCGCCGGTGCTTGCGGTGGCCGACGTCGGCATCGCCATGGGCGCCCGGGGCGCGACGGCGGCGAGCGAGTCGGCCGATGTGATCATCACCGTCGATGACGTGTCGAAAACCGCGACGGCAATGGCGATCGCCCAGCGCACCATGCAGGTGGCGCTGCAGAGCATCTGGCTCGGTATCGCCTTGAGCGTCGGACTGATGTTGTTCGCGGCGTTCGGGTTCCTGCCGGCGATCCTTGGCGCGGCGCTGCAGGAAGTGGTCGACCTTGCGACGATCATCAACGCATCGCGAGCGCTGGGTAACGCGCGAAGCGATCGGCGGCTGGTGTCCTCGCGATCTTGA
- a CDS encoding isocitrate lyase/PEP mutase family protein, whose protein sequence is MKTTLKQRLQQPNAILVPGIYDAFTALIAEQTGFEALYLSGASIAYTRLGRSDIGLTTATEVTDTLARITERVRTPVIVDADTGFGNALNTQRTVRAFERAGAAMIQLEDQTFPKRCGHLDGKGVVPVGEMCGKLRAALDARSSEQTLILARTDAVAVEGFEAALDRAEAYLECGVDALFIEAVRSREQMDIVCARFADRIPLLANMVEGGKTPVQSSDVLGEIGYRIVIFPGGTARAVAHTLRGYYASLHSHHSTAPFKDAMLDFDQLNELIGTPELLALGQQYEG, encoded by the coding sequence ATGAAAACCACCCTCAAGCAACGCCTGCAGCAGCCAAACGCCATCCTCGTGCCCGGCATCTACGATGCCTTCACCGCGTTGATCGCGGAGCAGACCGGGTTCGAGGCGCTGTACCTTTCCGGCGCCTCCATCGCCTACACGCGGCTGGGCCGGTCCGATATCGGTCTGACCACTGCGACCGAGGTCACTGACACCCTGGCGCGCATCACCGAGCGGGTCCGCACGCCGGTCATCGTCGATGCCGACACCGGCTTCGGCAATGCGCTCAACACGCAGCGCACGGTGCGCGCGTTTGAACGCGCCGGCGCCGCGATGATCCAGCTGGAGGACCAGACCTTTCCCAAGCGTTGCGGGCATCTGGACGGCAAGGGCGTCGTTCCGGTCGGGGAGATGTGCGGCAAGTTGCGCGCGGCGCTGGACGCGCGCAGCAGCGAGCAGACCCTGATCCTCGCGCGCACCGACGCCGTTGCCGTGGAAGGTTTCGAGGCGGCGCTGGACCGTGCCGAGGCGTACCTGGAGTGCGGCGTGGACGCGCTGTTTATCGAGGCGGTCCGCAGTCGCGAGCAGATGGACATCGTCTGCGCCCGCTTCGCCGATCGGATCCCGCTGCTGGCCAACATGGTCGAAGGCGGCAAGACCCCGGTGCAGAGCTCGGACGTGCTTGGCGAGATCGGCTACCGGATCGTGATCTTCCCCGGCGGCACCGCGCGCGCGGTGGCGCATACCCTTCGCGGCTACTATGCCAGCTTGCACAGCCATCACAGCACCGCGCCGTTCAAGGACGCCATGCTGGATTTCGACCAGCTCAACGAGCTGATCGGCACGCCGGAACTGCTGGCGCTGGGGCAGCAATACGAAGGCTGA
- a CDS encoding HEPN domain-containing protein, which produces MTFNAEALKAKHRHVRDNQPENLRVRIHRAISWLARAEQETADLDAQFIFLWISLNAAYAADFGFEQSEREQTRAFIGRVLANDQEGRLQDAAFQKFTGPIRTMIENRFVFEPYWRAMREHDSSDRWETQFAASKRVAMKALMGRQTDVVLSIVLDRLYVLRNQLVHGGATWNSGANRAQVRDGASILMTLMPIIIDLLIDDPAKEFEGVAYPLVREF; this is translated from the coding sequence ATGACGTTCAACGCAGAAGCGCTCAAGGCCAAACACCGACACGTCAGGGATAACCAGCCCGAGAACCTGCGGGTGCGGATCCATCGGGCGATCAGCTGGCTGGCGCGGGCCGAGCAGGAAACGGCGGACCTGGATGCGCAGTTCATCTTTCTGTGGATCTCATTGAATGCCGCCTATGCGGCCGACTTCGGCTTCGAACAAAGCGAGCGTGAGCAGACGCGCGCCTTCATTGGCAGAGTGCTGGCGAATGATCAGGAAGGCCGCCTGCAGGACGCGGCGTTCCAGAAGTTCACTGGCCCCATCCGCACGATGATCGAGAACCGGTTCGTGTTCGAGCCCTATTGGCGGGCAATGCGCGAGCACGACAGCAGCGATCGTTGGGAAACCCAATTCGCCGCCAGCAAGCGGGTCGCCATGAAGGCGCTGATGGGACGGCAGACGGATGTGGTGCTCTCCATCGTCCTGGATCGGCTCTACGTCCTGCGCAACCAACTCGTCCATGGCGGCGCGACCTGGAACAGCGGCGCCAACCGCGCCCAGGTCCGGGATGGTGCATCGATCCTCATGACCCTCATGCCGATCATCATCGACCTGCTGATTGATGACCCGGCAAAGGAGTTCGAGGGAGTTGCCTATCCGCTGGTTAGGGAGTTCTAG
- a CDS encoding vWA domain-containing protein codes for MSDRSHISVILDRTGSMQDIRDDVVGGFNAFLAAQKASPDPATFTLVQFDSQDPYEVLHRGVGISDVPPLTLAQYVPRGATPLYDAMGQGILELEAGLAGMADDERPNKVIFVVVTDGQENASREFDRARLSKLIAAKKKIGWDFVFLSADLEAFEDADRMGVELSSRLMFNKSKQGNDRAWSAASARILDRRSGVSACVAFDEVDRKAQDNPD; via the coding sequence ATGAGCGACCGCAGCCATATCAGCGTGATCCTGGACCGCACCGGATCCATGCAGGACATTCGCGACGACGTCGTGGGGGGATTCAATGCGTTCCTCGCGGCTCAGAAAGCCAGCCCCGATCCGGCGACTTTCACCTTGGTGCAATTCGACTCGCAGGATCCCTACGAGGTGCTGCACCGCGGCGTCGGCATTTCCGATGTGCCGCCGCTGACCCTGGCCCAGTACGTACCTCGGGGCGCAACGCCGCTCTACGACGCCATGGGGCAGGGCATCCTCGAGCTGGAGGCGGGCTTGGCGGGGATGGCTGACGACGAGCGGCCCAACAAAGTCATCTTCGTGGTGGTCACTGACGGGCAGGAGAATGCCAGCCGCGAGTTTGATCGGGCCCGGTTGTCGAAGTTGATCGCAGCAAAGAAAAAGATTGGGTGGGATTTTGTTTTCCTCAGCGCTGATCTTGAAGCATTCGAAGATGCCGACCGTATGGGGGTGGAACTCTCGTCCCGGCTGATGTTCAACAAGTCCAAGCAGGGCAACGATCGGGCCTGGTCAGCGGCCTCGGCGAGGATTCTCGATCGGCGGTCAGGCGTTTCGGCGTGTGTGGCTTTCGATGAGGTGGATCGGAAAGCCCAGGACAATCCGGACTAG
- a CDS encoding HD domain-containing protein codes for MKHDRAVSPDLLREIRSQFRLDWTGHHGFPHWARVYRHGLYVGRAVGADLRVVELFAFLHDSQRENEYTDPEHGSRAADYACWLRSKGRFELDAPALDLLVAACQGHSDGHQLADPTVMACWDADRLDLGRVGIRPDPRRLCTAPARDPAYLARAWRRGVAHRDRIHRMAH; via the coding sequence ATGAAGCACGATCGGGCCGTGTCGCCGGACCTGCTGCGCGAGATCCGCAGCCAATTCCGGCTCGACTGGACTGGACACCATGGCTTCCCGCACTGGGCGCGCGTCTATCGCCATGGCCTCTACGTTGGCCGGGCGGTGGGCGCGGATTTGCGGGTCGTCGAGTTGTTCGCGTTCCTGCATGACTCGCAGCGGGAGAACGAGTACACCGATCCCGAACACGGTTCCCGCGCGGCCGACTATGCCTGTTGGCTTCGATCCAAAGGAAGGTTTGAGCTTGATGCGCCGGCTCTCGATTTGCTGGTGGCCGCCTGCCAGGGGCACAGCGACGGGCACCAACTGGCAGATCCGACCGTCATGGCGTGCTGGGACGCGGACAGGCTGGACCTGGGGAGGGTGGGGATCCGCCCGGACCCGCGCCGCCTGTGCACTGCTCCCGCCCGTGATCCCGCTTACCTGGCGCGTGCGTGGCGTCGTGGCGTGGCGCACCGGGACCGCATCCACCGGATGGCGCACTAG
- a CDS encoding RNA pyrophosphohydrolase: MIDPDGYRPNVGIVLMHSDGRLFWARRVHRDGWQFPQGGMNTDETPVEAMYRELREETGLQPDHVEVLGATPGWLRYRLPQRSIRRNDRLVCIGQKQVWFLLRLTGKESDLQLDVTEKPEFDHWRWVDFWYPLEHVVTFKRHVYASALQHLAPFARHVAGDQAVPPAGPVLAGWSRHRSRPRPTRQHPAQGGKGG, from the coding sequence GTGATCGATCCGGACGGTTATCGCCCCAATGTAGGCATCGTGCTGATGCATTCCGACGGACGCCTGTTCTGGGCGCGGCGGGTGCATAGGGATGGCTGGCAGTTCCCGCAGGGCGGGATGAACACCGACGAGACGCCGGTGGAGGCGATGTATCGCGAGCTGCGCGAAGAGACCGGCCTGCAACCCGACCACGTCGAAGTGCTGGGCGCCACGCCCGGTTGGCTGCGCTATCGCCTCCCGCAGCGCTCCATCCGTCGCAACGATCGCCTGGTGTGCATCGGCCAGAAGCAGGTGTGGTTCCTGCTCCGGCTGACGGGCAAGGAGTCCGACCTGCAGCTGGACGTCACTGAGAAGCCGGAGTTCGACCACTGGCGTTGGGTCGACTTCTGGTACCCGCTGGAGCATGTGGTGACGTTCAAACGCCACGTCTATGCCAGTGCACTGCAGCACCTCGCCCCGTTCGCGCGCCACGTCGCCGGTGATCAGGCAGTACCGCCAGCCGGGCCGGTCCTGGCAGGGTGGTCGCGCCATCGCAGCAGGCCCCGTCCCACGCGACAGCACCCGGCGCAGGGCGGCAAGGGCGGCTGA